A genomic segment from Gavia stellata isolate bGavSte3 chromosome 4, bGavSte3.hap2, whole genome shotgun sequence encodes:
- the CDC42EP1 gene encoding cdc42 effector protein 1 has translation MSLGKLPVLSWVSGSHGKRRLKSELTPDMISPPLGDFRHTMHVGRGGDVFGDTSFLSNHGGTDTAKANNFFARTLRHVRRTPLRSRGSGGQVGASPAPPAISPIIKNAVSLPQLNEGMYDSSGGRGLTSKFSFKSASNSFSKTHQAYGLESGFCTIPRIPRLEKAQESTFPGEAELKRSDSLLSFRLDLGPSLMSELLQVMSFSETNGSKVGEDGPDLPHGEGTKDGIPSASGASHGDDKAKSSFWDRSGQSSLSGASSLPGLSVHANGEAHAIEGAGEDPAWASGLGAAPRGTPWQGHWNDCTIEVGEFDRAAQVLARHYGGTSTPRSSEKGDGPRQARTQTLWESPSSSLWRSQVTGESRSPEATWNQEEEEEDAAELSSLQEGYAGARGGRSNSFEYADEEEDDEVKV, from the exons ATGAGCCTGGGCAAGCTGCCGGTGCTCAGCTGGGTGTCGGGCTCCCATGGCAAGCGGCGGCTGAAGTCAGAGCTGACACCGGATATGATCAGCCCGCCCCTGGGGGACTTTCGGCACACCATGCACGTGGGGCGCGGTGGGGATGTCTTCGGGGACACCTCCTTCCTCAGCAACCACGGCGGGACCGACACGGCCAAAGCCAACAACTTCTTTGCCCGGACACTGCGGCACGTCCGCCGGACGCCGCTGAggagccggggcagcggggGTCAAGTGGGGGCATCACCCGCCCCCCCAGCCATCTCACCCATCATCAAGAATGCCGTCTCACTGCCGCAGCTCAACGAGGGGATGTACGACAGCAGCGGTGGCCGGGGCTTGACCAGCAAGTTCTCCTTCAAAAGTGCCTCTAACAGCTTCTCCAAAACACACCAGGCCTACG GGCTGGAGTCCGGGTTTTGCACCATCCCTCGCATCCCTCGCTTGGAAAAGGCCCAAGAGAGCACCTTCCCCGgggaagcagagctgaagcGCTCGGACTCCCTGCTCTCCTTCCGCCTGGACCTGGGGCCCTCCCTGATGAGCGAGCTCCTCCAGGTAATGAGCTTCTCCGAAACGAACGGGAGCAAGGTGGGGGAGGATGGCCCAGACCTCCCACATGGTGAGGGGACCAAGGACGGGATCCCTTCAGCATCAGGAGCATCCCATGGAGACGACAAGGCAAAGTCCAGCTTCTGGGACCGCTCTgggcagagcagcctgtcagGGGCCAGCTCGCTGCCAGGACTGTCAGTCCATGCCAACGGAGAGGCACACGCCATCGAGGGTGCTGGAGAGGACCCTGCGTGGGCttcggggctgggggcagcacCCAGAGGGACCCCGTGGCAGGGGCACTGGAACGACTGCACCATCGAGGTGGGAGAGTTTGACCGGGCTGCTCAGGTCCTGGCCCGCCATTACGGTGGGACCAGCACCCCGCGGAGctcagagaagggcgacggtCCCCGGCAGGCCCGGACGCAGACCCTGTGGgagagccccagcagcagcttgtGGCGGTCGCAAGTGACAGGGGAGAGCCGGTCCCCAGAGGCCACCTGGAAccaagaagaagaggaggaggatgcagcCGAGCTCTCTAGCCTGCAGGAGGGGTACGCTGGTGCCCGGGGAGGGCGCAGCAATTCTTTTGAGTACGCcgatgaggaggaggacgatGAAGTCAAGGTGTGA